One genomic segment of Luteimonas galliterrae includes these proteins:
- the coaD gene encoding pantetheine-phosphate adenylyltransferase, translating into MSMARTRIAVYPGTFDPITNGHIDLIDRAAPLFERLIVGVAESPAKGPALPLELRVGLARESVARFPNVEVRGFNSLLAHFVAELGAGVLLRGLRAVSDFEYEFQLASMNRHLIPDVETLFLTPAEQYGFISSSLVREISRLGGDVSAFVPPAVAKALQAEWQRTVNK; encoded by the coding sequence ATGAGCATGGCGCGTACCCGTATCGCGGTCTACCCCGGCACCTTCGATCCGATCACCAATGGTCACATCGACCTGATCGATCGCGCCGCGCCCTTGTTCGAGCGCCTGATCGTCGGCGTGGCCGAGAGCCCCGCCAAGGGGCCGGCCCTGCCGCTGGAATTGCGCGTCGGCCTGGCGCGCGAGTCGGTGGCGCGGTTTCCCAATGTCGAGGTGCGCGGCTTCAATTCGCTGCTGGCGCATTTCGTGGCCGAACTCGGTGCCGGCGTGCTGCTGCGCGGCCTGCGCGCGGTGTCGGATTTCGAATACGAATTCCAGTTGGCCAGCATGAACCGCCACCTGATTCCCGATGTCGAAACGCTGTTCCTGACGCCGGCCGAGCAATACGGCTTCATCTCTTCTTCGCTGGTGCGCGAAATCTCCCGCCTGGGCGGCGACGTTTCGGCTTTCGTGCCGCCGGCGGTGGCCAAAGCGCTGCAGGCCGAATGGCAGCGCACCGTTAATAAATGA
- a CDS encoding YfhL family 4Fe-4S dicluster ferredoxin: MSLKINELCVNCDVCEPVCPNKAISQGETIYVIDPARCTECVGHFDEPQCVVVCPVECIDPDPAFPETESDLLAKLRRLEQESQI, from the coding sequence ATGTCACTCAAGATCAACGAGCTTTGCGTCAACTGCGATGTCTGCGAACCGGTCTGTCCCAACAAGGCGATCTCGCAGGGCGAAACCATTTACGTGATCGATCCGGCGCGGTGCACCGAATGCGTCGGCCATTTCGACGAACCGCAGTGCGTGGTGGTGTGCCCGGTCGAATGCATCGATCCCGATCCGGCCTTTCCCGAAACCGAATCCGACCTGCTGGCGAAGCTGCGCCGGCTCGAACAGGAGTCGCAGATTTGA
- the rsmD gene encoding 16S rRNA (guanine(966)-N(2))-methyltransferase RsmD, with amino-acid sequence MKTPPDKGRPPGKVRIIGGRWRGTRLEVADAAGLRPSADRVRETLFNWLQPALPGARVLDLFAGSGALGLESLSRGAREALLVERDPKLAAALQAAIARLHAEDEATVVRADALAFLRAPLHGRFDVVFVDPPFAGNLWKGAVDALAPWLAPQAWLYLESPAEAAIEPGSDWTPHREGRTREVRYALYRRVADGADTLGPVIDGPPATLA; translated from the coding sequence ATGAAAACTCCGCCAGACAAAGGCCGGCCGCCGGGCAAGGTCAGGATCATCGGCGGCCGCTGGCGCGGCACCCGGCTCGAAGTGGCCGACGCCGCCGGCCTGCGTCCCAGCGCCGACCGCGTCCGCGAAACCTTGTTCAACTGGCTGCAACCGGCGCTGCCCGGCGCGCGCGTGCTCGACCTGTTCGCCGGCAGCGGCGCGCTGGGCTTGGAATCGCTGTCGCGCGGCGCGCGCGAAGCCTTGCTGGTCGAGCGCGATCCCAAGCTCGCCGCCGCGCTGCAGGCCGCGATCGCGCGCTTGCATGCCGAAGACGAGGCGACGGTCGTCCGCGCCGATGCGCTGGCCTTCCTGCGCGCGCCGCTGCACGGGCGTTTCGACGTGGTCTTCGTCGACCCGCCTTTCGCCGGCAACCTGTGGAAGGGCGCGGTGGATGCGCTGGCGCCATGGCTGGCGCCGCAGGCCTGGTTGTATCTGGAGTCGCCGGCCGAGGCGGCGATCGAGCCCGGATCGGATTGGACGCCGCACCGCGAAGGCCGCACCCGCGAGGTGCGTTACGCGCTCTACCGGCGCGTTGCGGACGGCGCTGATACACTGGGCCCCGTTATAGATGGCCCACCGGCGACCCTTGCATAA